The Chiroxiphia lanceolata isolate bChiLan1 chromosome 3, bChiLan1.pri, whole genome shotgun sequence DNA segment TGATACGAGACTGCAGAATGTGTCACCATGCTACATAAATCACTACCATTATTACACCATAATGTGTTTAACAGCCAAAGGAAGGTTTGCATCAGGGACCTTGAAAATACACCCTTACTGATGTTGCTTATATGGCTACAGCATTTGTCCTTTATTTAACGTTCTGGCcaattattttacttctaaCTTCCTCCAACAGACCAGCTCAACTTCAAGACCAGACCTTTCActtcagctcattttttttGATGGTGAAGAAGCCTTTGTCCGGTGGTCCCCTTCCGATTCCCTCTATGGATCTAAACACTTAGCTCAAAAAATGGTATCTACTCCACATCCACCTGGTTCAACCACAAACCAGCTGCAGGGCATAGTAAGTGGCTTTCACCTCCTTAATGAATAATagtaaattgcatttttttaaatatttaatttgtagGTAATTGGCCAAATTCCCAAGAAACCATGGACCCACCAAAGTTAAAGGAAGAAGCAGGCTTATGAGATATGATAAAATACAGAGTTGGCAAGAGCTTTTCAGATGAATCTGCTTAGACCTGCCCATGAAAGTATAAGGAGCAGTcatagaaaaatcaaaatacacaAATGTATTAGAATGTAAACTAGGATACCCACCTTCTTCAGGAAGGATTATTCAAAGTGATAAGGAAAGAGCACATAGTATTGGCCTATGAACACATCTCCCCTAGCTCAGTACTAAGTTACAACAATCTCTGTTTCCCTTTGATTCCTACTAATGTTCTGGTTGTCTGTTCCCTTCTACATTCCCTACTCACTGCTGAGGCACTTCTGTCACTGCTTCTTGTGACTCATAAAATGGCTTTCCCTTGACAGACTTTGTTGTTCTCAGGGGAAGAAGcaatttcctcttctttctccccacCTAccatagtttttcttttaaagggaTATAACACACAAACTGCAAACAAAGCAAGGCAGCCTGCTTCAGCTGGAGGAACAGGGAAGTAGCCTACTTTTTCCCTCCTTAGAAAGACAGCAAAATGTGCCAGTTTGGAATAATGTTCTGCTAATAAATTCTTCAGGCACCATGGTAGAAAAGCCAGACGTTTGGCCAGAGCTAGCAAAGACCTGGTCATGACCTATACAGGAACCAAGAAGCTCATTGCTGTTGATGGTGTTGTAGTAAAGATTTCTATATTAAAGATTCTTTCTTCTGTAGGACCTGCTTGTACTACTGGATTTAATTGGTGCACCAAACCCAGTCTTTCCCaattattttccaaacactACTCGATGGTTTCAGAGGCTTCAAGCAATTGGTAAGCAGAGGGATATGGGCTTTGGATGAACTTCAAAATGTAGTGTGTAGTTTCAAAGTGTATTAAGTCCTGGAAATCAGATTTTTAGATAAATTTTCTGGTTTACAGTAATAATATTTACTAATGTAaacattaaatttcatttatctTAAACCTATATGAAGATTTTGATATTTAACTAATAAAACAACTGAGGAAGACTCGCAGACACTTGGAAGCCACAAAACAGAGTCCGTTACTGATTGTCACTCTGTGACTCTTGGGAACTGCTTCACTTCTGTGTTTTAGTATTCACTTGTGTAAAATGATGGTAATAGCACCAGTCTTGAGGTCTTCTAAGTACTAAACAAACGCAAAAGACAGTCACcaactcctttttcttctttgatggAAAAAGCTTCAttgtgagaggaaaaataattcaaatgtgCTAACATGCCTCACTGTCCCTATGCATTACAGAGCAAAAGCTACACAACATGAATCTGTTGAAGAATCACCTTGTTGAAGGACAGTATTTCCACAGTACTTTACATCGAGGCTTGGTTGAAGATGATCACATTCCATTTTTATTAAGAGGTACTGGAAGttcttgtattttaaagtatatgTTCGGTAAGAAACACATCAATTTACTGAATGAGCCACATGCATATGATCCTGTTTTTCAAGCTTATTTGCCCCAACTTGAGGCTTCTGAATCCAACTTTACAACTTTGAAAAACAtacccaaaaaaacccagcaataAAACACACCCATTATAACTTTGCAGGAACACAGCTTCAATGGCAGCCACACCTCTCCACTTCTAAGTGAGTGCTCTCTTCACTGAGTTGTGCTTACTGTCTGCTGCTCAATGGCTCTCCAACTCCacaaatctttcatttttcacatcaAGACAGGGTCCAGGTCCAACAAATCCAACAGAGCCATCCTATGTGTGTCCAGGAATATAAAAAATCCTACATGGGAGAAGCTGATAGGGGAGAACAATGACTACACCTTATCTTTTCTAATAACACAACACCCAGTGAGGAAAATGGATTCCTTAAGGGTACACAGTtgaagaatgagaagaaaagcagtaaaataggaaaaaggctggagaaaaaaaagtgttcctCCCCCAAAAGTGATCAGGAAGCTgaagtctgatttaattccCCTTTTATCTATAAGATGCACTATGTATAGTTGGCTtgatgcatatatatatatgtatatatatatataatatatatatataaagtatacAGTGGTATAATCCTTTCAAGTGGAAGTTCCTTATCTGAAGATAACAGTGATTCTATTTTACAGAGCAAAAATAAGAGACCCTACTTTACTAATTATGGagagaactaaaaaaaatgcttctaaaatgcTCAATCATTTGTCATGGTAATCAGTTTTCGGTTGGAGGAGCTGCAATCATTTCTCTGCCCTTCTGTGGCTCCTAAACATCCTACAATGAAAAGAATctcaaacaaaaaccccaccaagtAACTACAGgtgccttaaaaataaaaggaggcaAAAGTACtcaaaggaaaggaaggtgATAGTTTTAGGGAACACACAATTTAATGATAGGATGCAGCCACAAGTTTCAAAATAAGAGAAGGTAAAAGGAAGCTGCAGTGACACACCCTATAAAGGAAGTTTATTAAGTAGTTACCTGACTCTTGCTAAATGGCGACATATCAGTTGGCTTAAGAGAACTTCTCCAATGTTTCTCGGAGAAGACAAGTGAAATAGTCTTCTTGTCTTTTTACAGGAGTTCCAGTCCTACATCTGATTCCATCCCCTTTTCCTGCAGTATGGCATACCATGGAGGACACAGAAGAAAACCTTGACAAAACCACTATCGACAATCTCAACAAAATCCTACAAGTGTTTGTACTGGAATATCTCAACCTGTGATAGACAAAACATCAACAAATTGTACTccattttaaatactgtttgcCCACCTTCACATTTGCTATTTAATTGAACTGGAGAGcagtaaagcaaagcaaaataagacaGCTCTTGCTAGACTGATTATTGATTCAGCTGTTCCTGGCCCAATGTTCCATGTAGCCAAATAAGAGAGCATTAAATAAGAACTAGTTCAGCCTGGAAAGAATTTGATCTTTCCATGTCTTACctctgaataaaaaataacccAGAATTTTTCCAGATTGTTATCACTGGTTTTTGTCACATATTATGATCCCAGGAAGGGATGCCTGCCAACTTAAGTGTTGGATACAGTTTTTACAAGGCATGACCAACTTTTGCGAGGTTCAGCAATGGAAATGTATGCCACGTTATCAAAAGATGCACTAAAAGATCACACTAAAACAGACTTCTATTTTGGGTTGAACTAAA contains these protein-coding regions:
- the QPCT gene encoding glutaminyl-peptide cyclotransferase — encoded protein: MAGVSGGAPRLPGALCLAACLHLALGRDAGAQWTLEKYSHQPRILGSDAIQKVVANTDISEMWQNDLRPILIERYPGSPGNYFVRQHIKHRLQRLKAGWEIEEDTFQRYTPYGYQTFSNIISTLDPSAKRHLVLACHYDSKFFGQQWQERVFVGATDSAVPCAMILELARALDNKLQLTKTSSTSRPDLSLQLIFFDGEEAFVRWSPSDSLYGSKHLAQKMVSTPHPPGSTTNQLQGIDLLVLLDLIGAPNPVFPNYFPNTTRWFQRLQAIEQKLHNMNLLKNHLVEGQYFHSTLHRGLVEDDHIPFLLRGVPVLHLIPSPFPAVWHTMEDTEENLDKTTIDNLNKILQVFVLEYLNL